In one window of Brenneria goodwinii DNA:
- the psiE gene encoding phosphate-starvation-inducible protein PsiE, whose translation MAASTRSIMVSKGLQTILNIGLLILAIILVIFLGKETYHLAQVLLITNEKDSSYQLIESIVIYFLYFEFIALIVKYFQSGYHFPLRYFVYIGITAIIRLIIVDHKNPLDTLIYAAAILMLVITLYLANSNRLKRE comes from the coding sequence TCATGGTTTCAAAAGGACTCCAGACGATACTCAATATTGGATTGCTGATATTGGCTATTATTCTCGTGATTTTTCTGGGGAAAGAGACCTATCATCTAGCGCAAGTATTGCTGATTACCAATGAGAAGGATTCATCCTATCAATTGATTGAAAGTATTGTGATTTACTTTCTGTATTTTGAGTTTATCGCCCTGATCGTGAAGTATTTTCAGTCGGGATATCATTTCCCGTTACGTTATTTCGTTTATATCGGTATCACGGCGATTATCCGGCTGATTATCGTCGATCATAAAAATCCGCTCGATACGCTGATTTACGCCGCCGCCATTTTGATGCTGGTCATTACGCTGTATCTGGCGAACAGTAATCGCCTGAAGCGCGAATAA
- the yegS gene encoding lipid kinase YegS encodes MEQSPATLLILNGKNTDNDQLRQAIDEWRKDGNTLHVRVTWESGDARRYVKEAVRLKVDNVIAAGGDGTINEVAGALAEQPEAVRPCMGIIPLGTANDFATGCQIPIDPHNALTLAIKGRATAIDLAKVNNEHYFINMATGGFATRITTETPAKMKAALGGASYVLNALLRMDMLQSERCEIRGPDFNWSGDTWVVAIGNGRQAGGGQQLCPDALVNDGQLALSILSAQELLPNMLQAWFTGTQNPNMISAALPWLEITAPNEMTFNLDGEPFNAKRFLIEVVPAAIYCRLPPQCPLLG; translated from the coding sequence ATGGAGCAATCCCCTGCCACGCTGCTCATTCTTAATGGAAAAAACACCGATAATGATCAGCTCCGTCAGGCTATTGACGAGTGGCGCAAGGATGGAAATACACTGCATGTCAGAGTGACCTGGGAATCGGGAGATGCGCGTCGTTACGTGAAAGAAGCGGTACGACTGAAAGTCGATAACGTCATCGCCGCCGGAGGCGATGGTACGATCAATGAGGTTGCCGGCGCACTGGCGGAACAGCCCGAAGCGGTTCGTCCCTGTATGGGGATCATTCCGTTGGGAACCGCCAATGACTTCGCCACCGGTTGTCAAATTCCCATCGACCCGCATAACGCGCTGACGCTGGCGATCAAGGGCCGAGCAACCGCCATTGATTTAGCCAAAGTGAATAATGAGCACTACTTCATCAACATGGCGACGGGCGGATTCGCCACCCGTATTACCACAGAAACGCCGGCCAAAATGAAAGCGGCGCTGGGCGGCGCATCCTATGTGTTAAACGCGCTGCTGCGTATGGATATGCTGCAATCCGAACGTTGTGAAATCCGCGGCCCGGATTTTAACTGGTCGGGCGATACCTGGGTTGTGGCGATTGGCAACGGCCGCCAGGCCGGCGGCGGTCAGCAGCTTTGCCCGGATGCGCTAGTGAATGACGGTCAGTTGGCGCTCAGCATTCTGTCTGCGCAAGAGCTGCTGCCCAATATGTTACAAGCATGGTTTACCGGCACTCAAAACCCGAATATGATTTCAGCCGCCCTGCCCTGGTTAGAGATTACCGCGCCGAATGAAATGACCTTTAATCTGGATGGCGAACCGTTTAACGCCAAACGGTTCCTGATTGAAGTGGTTCCCGCCGCCATTTATTGCCGCCTGCCGCCGCAGTGCCCATTGCTGGGATAA